In Mytilus trossulus isolate FHL-02 chromosome 14, PNRI_Mtr1.1.1.hap1, whole genome shotgun sequence, a genomic segment contains:
- the LOC134697129 gene encoding uncharacterized protein LOC134697129, with translation MGAGFTKDDENDRTGALFQAIRRDRFQLATDLISKGAGVNCINYFGNTPLIETCRSHRASTRTGNAVESDRERFVTFLISNDCDKTKYDIYGWTALMYAEKNGHDTIIDILEKKEQEMRSDDSSENKAGNNSD, from the exons ATGGGAGCTGGATTTACAAAAGATGACGAAAATGACAGAACTGGTGCTTTATTTCAGGCAATACGGCGTGATCGATTCCAGCTGGCTACAGATCTCATTTCAAAAGGCGCGGGGGTCAACTGTATAAACTATTTCGGCAATACACCACTGATAGAAACATGTCGAAGCCATAGAGCATCAACCAGAACAGGGAATGCTGTTGAGTCTGATCGAGAGCGTTTCGTCACATTTCTTATCAGCAATGATTGTGACAAGACCAAGTATGACATATATGGATGGACAGCTCTTATGTATGCCGAAAAGAATGGTCATGATACCATCATTGATATTTTGGAGAAAAAAGAACAGGAAATGAGATCTGATg attcATCAGAAAACAAAGCTGGCAACAACAGCGACTAA